A genomic stretch from Primulina huaijiensis isolate GDHJ02 chromosome 14, ASM1229523v2, whole genome shotgun sequence includes:
- the LOC140957550 gene encoding probable serine/threonine-protein kinase WNK4 isoform X2, with amino-acid sequence MCCGHLKIWKNCTLRYRKRHRSVDMKAVKNWARQILRGLDYLHSQNPPVIHRDLKCDNILVNGNCGEVKIGDLGLATIMQQPTAKSVIGTPEFMAPELYEEEYNELVDIYSFGMCMLEMVALEYPYAECKNPAQIYRKVTSGIKPASLGNVASPEVKEFIEKCLVPASQRLSAKELLKDPFLQINHAKESLHDSLHMSREVPHSVRLMNCGPRSMDIDSEHTLPGSSDSNCMTPSSSVLEFQRLHDNNEFRLKGKKNDDNSISLTLRIGDQGGRVRNIHFLFYLDSDTALAVAAEMVEQLELADHDVAFIADFIDFLIVRILPNRKPTFDWNSSGEISASGLTLIRDQWERSSPPDCPAELMVKQGDGSEFQMDPRICRQRQHDQADLSSNSSFVSSYGAFIMSPCFIPTRNVKFSDGSLTYEATGEVSSIKNENVSKDYNVEVSEMEFRDLYYDCVMHEFGNSSLECALLDQQRRVSKAGSLTSSCSSLTLPDADPETHLKLELDAIETQYQQWFQELSRMRYEAMETTKKRWMMKKNVAFH; translated from the exons ATGTGTTGCGGTCACCTGAAGATTTGGAAAAACTGTACTCTGAG ATACCGTAAAAGGCATAGAAGCGTGGATATGAAGGCTGTAAAGAATTGGGCAAGGCAGATTCTTCGAGGCTTAGATTATCTTCACAGTCAAAACCCGCCTGTAATTCACAGGGATTTGAAATGTGACAACATTCTTGTTAATGGTAATTGTGGGGAAGTTAAAATTGGGGACCTTGGATTGGCAACCATCATGCAGCAGCCTACTGCTAAGAGTGTCATTG GAACACCGGAATTCATGGCTCCAGAGCTTTACGAAGAGGAATATAATGAACTAGTTGACATATATTCCTTTGGAATGTGCATGCTGGAAATGGTTGCTTTGGAATATCCTTACGCTGAATGCAAAAATCCAGCTCAAATATATAGGAAAGTTACATCA GGTATCAAACCTGCTTCTCTTGGCAATGTGGCTTCTCCTGAAGTCAAAGAATTCATAGAGAAATGTTTGGTTCCAGCTTCTCAAAGGTTATCTGCAAAGGAACTTCTTAAAGACCCGTTTCTTCAAATTAATCATGCAAAAGAAAGCCTTCATGATTCATTACACATGTCTAGAGAAGTTCCTCATTCTGTGAGATTAATGAACTGTGGTCCTCGTTCTATGGATATAGATTCTGAACATACTCTGCCTGGGAGTTCGGACTCTAATTGCATGACCCCTAGTTCTTCTGTGCTGGAGTTTCAACGTTTACACGATAACAATGAATTTAGGTTGAAGGGGAAGAAAAATGATGACAACTCCATTTCATTAACCCTTCGCATTGGTGATCAGGGTG GCCGTGTGAGgaatatacattttcttttctaCCTCGATTCGGACACGGCACTTGCAGTTGCAGCAGAGATGGTTGAGCAGTTAGAGTTAGCCGACCATGATGTGGCTTTCATTGCTGATTTCATTGATTTCCTAATAGTAAGAATCTTACCCAACAGGAAGCCTACATTTGATTGGAACTCCAGTGGAGAGATAAGTGCAAGTGGCCTAACATTGATCAGAGATCAGTGGGAGAGGTCATCACCACCTGATTGTCCAGCAGAGTTAATGGTTAAACAAGGTGATGGATCTGAATTTCAAATGGATCCTCGAATTTGTCGACAACGACAGCATGATCAGGCTGATTTGTCTAGTAATTCCAGTTTTGTGTCATCTTATGGAGCATTTATTATGTCTCCGTGTTTTATACCTACAAGAAATGTAAAATTTTCGGATGGATCGCTGACTTATGAGGCTACGGGTGAAGTCTCTTCAATAAAGAATGAGAATGTTTCTAAAGATTATAATGTAGAAGTTTCTGAGATGGAGTTTCGAGATTTATATTACGACTGTGTAATGCATGAATTTGGAAATAGCAGTTTGGAATGTGCATTGTTGGACCAGCAACGTAGAGTTTCCAAAGCAGGGAGCCTAACAAGCAGTTGTTCGAGTTTGACTCTGCCTGATGCAGATCCTGAAACTCATTTGAAATTGGAGCTTGATGCTATTGAAACACAATACCAACAATGGTTTCAAGAACTTTCCAGGATGAGGTACGAGGCCATGGAGACGACCAAGAAGAGATGGATGATGAAAAAGAATGTGGCTTTTCATTGA
- the LOC140956686 gene encoding protein LEAD-SENSITIVE 1 gives MGLLTNRVKRIEIKPGDHIYTYRALFAYSHHGIYVGGSKVVHFTRVETSSTSSDEQYSLTAECPTFPDCGFRQPNSGVVISCLDCFLRNGSLYCFEYGVIPSVFIAKVRGGTCTTATSDPVETVIHRAMYLLQNGFGNYDVFQNNCEDFALYCKTGLLIVDRQGVGRSGQASSVIGAPVAALLSSPLKFLLPSPVGVATVTAGMYCMGRYATDIGVRSDVVKVPVEDLAVNLGWADSEGGTTNVTATVQLIK, from the exons ATGGGTTTGCTCACAAACAGAGTGAAGAGAATCGAGATCAAGCCAGGGGATCATATTTACACTTACAGAGCATTGTTTGCGTATTCTCATCATG GTATCTATGTTGGGGGTAGCAAAGTAGTTCATTTTACCCGTGTTGAAACCTCTTCCACCTCCAGTGATGAACAATACAGCCTTACTGCAGAATGTCCGACCTTTCCTGACTGTGGGTTTAGGCAGCCAAATAGTGGAGTTGTCATATCTTGTCTTGATTGCTTCCTTCGAAATGGTTCACTTTACTGTTTCGAATACGGAGTGATCCCATCCGTTTTCATAGCTAAAGTACGTGGAGGCACTTGTACAACTGCAACATCTGACCCAGTGGAAACAGTCATTCATCGCGCAATGTATTTACTTCAAAATGGATTTGGGAACTATGATGTGTTTCAAAATAACTGCGAGGATTTTGCCTTGTACTGCAAAACAGGACTACTGATTGTCGATCGTCAAGGGGTCGGAAGAAGTGGGCAAGCTTCTTCTGTCATTGGTGCACCAGTGGCAGCTCTTCTTTCTTCTCCTCTGAAGTTTCTATTGCCTAGTCCGGTTGGCGTGGCGACAGTCACAGCAGGAATGTACTGCATGGGCAGGTATGCTACTGATATTGGTGTGCGGAGTGATGTTGTCAAGGTACCCGTTGAAGATCTGGCAGTGAACCTTGGCTGGGCAGATAGTGAAGGAGGTACAACAAATGTGACTGCTACTGTGCAACTTATTAAATGA
- the LOC140957550 gene encoding serine/threonine-protein kinase WNK8-like isoform X1, with amino-acid sequence MSTSGGFGFPPSVVYCSENLSGYSVNCGGYDQADTDYLEACPRARYVRYNEVLGKGAFKTVYKAFDKLDGTECAWNRVKIDDVLRSPEDLEKLYSEVHLLRQLKHENIITFYDAWIDDKKKTINMITELFTSGSLRQYRKRHRSVDMKAVKNWARQILRGLDYLHSQNPPVIHRDLKCDNILVNGNCGEVKIGDLGLATIMQQPTAKSVIGTPEFMAPELYEEEYNELVDIYSFGMCMLEMVALEYPYAECKNPAQIYRKVTSGIKPASLGNVASPEVKEFIEKCLVPASQRLSAKELLKDPFLQINHAKESLHDSLHMSREVPHSVRLMNCGPRSMDIDSEHTLPGSSDSNCMTPSSSVLEFQRLHDNNEFRLKGKKNDDNSISLTLRIGDQGGRVRNIHFLFYLDSDTALAVAAEMVEQLELADHDVAFIADFIDFLIVRILPNRKPTFDWNSSGEISASGLTLIRDQWERSSPPDCPAELMVKQGDGSEFQMDPRICRQRQHDQADLSSNSSFVSSYGAFIMSPCFIPTRNVKFSDGSLTYEATGEVSSIKNENVSKDYNVEVSEMEFRDLYYDCVMHEFGNSSLECALLDQQRRVSKAGSLTSSCSSLTLPDADPETHLKLELDAIETQYQQWFQELSRMRYEAMETTKKRWMMKKNVAFH; translated from the exons ATGAGTACCAGTGGGGGTTTTGGATTCCCTCCTTCAGTAGTATATTGTAGCGAGAATTTGTCAGGTTATTCTGTGAATTGTGGTGGTTATGATCAGGCAGATACTGATTATTTGGAGGCATGCCCTCGGGCCCGATACGTTCGG TATAATGAAGTCCTGGGCAAGGGTGCATTCAAGACTGT CTATAAGGCATTTGACAAGCTGGATGGGACAGAATGTGCGTGGAACCGAGTGAAGATAGACGATGTGTTGCGGTCACCTGAAGATTTGGAAAAACTGTACTCTGAGGTGCATCTTCTTAGACAACTGAAGCATGAAAACATTATCACGTTTTATGATGCATGGATTGATGACAAGAAAAAGACTATTAATATGATCACCGAGCTTTTCACTTCTGGGAGCCTAAGACA ATACCGTAAAAGGCATAGAAGCGTGGATATGAAGGCTGTAAAGAATTGGGCAAGGCAGATTCTTCGAGGCTTAGATTATCTTCACAGTCAAAACCCGCCTGTAATTCACAGGGATTTGAAATGTGACAACATTCTTGTTAATGGTAATTGTGGGGAAGTTAAAATTGGGGACCTTGGATTGGCAACCATCATGCAGCAGCCTACTGCTAAGAGTGTCATTG GAACACCGGAATTCATGGCTCCAGAGCTTTACGAAGAGGAATATAATGAACTAGTTGACATATATTCCTTTGGAATGTGCATGCTGGAAATGGTTGCTTTGGAATATCCTTACGCTGAATGCAAAAATCCAGCTCAAATATATAGGAAAGTTACATCA GGTATCAAACCTGCTTCTCTTGGCAATGTGGCTTCTCCTGAAGTCAAAGAATTCATAGAGAAATGTTTGGTTCCAGCTTCTCAAAGGTTATCTGCAAAGGAACTTCTTAAAGACCCGTTTCTTCAAATTAATCATGCAAAAGAAAGCCTTCATGATTCATTACACATGTCTAGAGAAGTTCCTCATTCTGTGAGATTAATGAACTGTGGTCCTCGTTCTATGGATATAGATTCTGAACATACTCTGCCTGGGAGTTCGGACTCTAATTGCATGACCCCTAGTTCTTCTGTGCTGGAGTTTCAACGTTTACACGATAACAATGAATTTAGGTTGAAGGGGAAGAAAAATGATGACAACTCCATTTCATTAACCCTTCGCATTGGTGATCAGGGTG GCCGTGTGAGgaatatacattttcttttctaCCTCGATTCGGACACGGCACTTGCAGTTGCAGCAGAGATGGTTGAGCAGTTAGAGTTAGCCGACCATGATGTGGCTTTCATTGCTGATTTCATTGATTTCCTAATAGTAAGAATCTTACCCAACAGGAAGCCTACATTTGATTGGAACTCCAGTGGAGAGATAAGTGCAAGTGGCCTAACATTGATCAGAGATCAGTGGGAGAGGTCATCACCACCTGATTGTCCAGCAGAGTTAATGGTTAAACAAGGTGATGGATCTGAATTTCAAATGGATCCTCGAATTTGTCGACAACGACAGCATGATCAGGCTGATTTGTCTAGTAATTCCAGTTTTGTGTCATCTTATGGAGCATTTATTATGTCTCCGTGTTTTATACCTACAAGAAATGTAAAATTTTCGGATGGATCGCTGACTTATGAGGCTACGGGTGAAGTCTCTTCAATAAAGAATGAGAATGTTTCTAAAGATTATAATGTAGAAGTTTCTGAGATGGAGTTTCGAGATTTATATTACGACTGTGTAATGCATGAATTTGGAAATAGCAGTTTGGAATGTGCATTGTTGGACCAGCAACGTAGAGTTTCCAAAGCAGGGAGCCTAACAAGCAGTTGTTCGAGTTTGACTCTGCCTGATGCAGATCCTGAAACTCATTTGAAATTGGAGCTTGATGCTATTGAAACACAATACCAACAATGGTTTCAAGAACTTTCCAGGATGAGGTACGAGGCCATGGAGACGACCAAGAAGAGATGGATGATGAAAAAGAATGTGGCTTTTCATTGA